A portion of the Flavobacterium limnophilum genome contains these proteins:
- the hypE gene encoding hydrogenase expression/formation protein HypE translates to MPNQEDPTEKINLHHGSGGEHTTKLLNEVIFKYLGNPILDVRHDGAFLDIQGKLAFSTDSYVISPIFFKGGNIGELAVNGTVNDLSMCGAMPKYLSLAFIIEEGFGLDEFTQIIKSIRATADKAGVFIVTGDTKVVEKGKGDQIYINTSGVGVLHEKANIKISRIQVGDSIIINMPIASHGMAIMSEREGLQFESEILSDTNNLNFMVEKLLDKCGEDIHFLRDATRGGLASVLHEITTESTLGMLLEDEKILVDTQVQSACEILGLDPLYVANEGVFACIVSPSVENEIMEILKFLGQNPSLIGKITNDTNAKIILESAFGGKRVVSPLIGEQLPRIC, encoded by the coding sequence ATGCCAAATCAAGAAGATCCTACCGAAAAAATAAACCTGCATCACGGCAGCGGTGGGGAACATACCACCAAGCTTTTGAATGAAGTCATCTTTAAATACTTGGGCAATCCGATTCTCGACGTGAGGCACGATGGCGCTTTTTTGGATATTCAAGGGAAATTGGCTTTTTCTACCGACAGTTACGTGATAAGTCCCATTTTTTTCAAGGGAGGAAATATTGGCGAATTGGCCGTAAACGGAACCGTGAACGATTTGTCGATGTGTGGCGCGATGCCCAAATACCTTTCCTTGGCCTTTATCATCGAAGAAGGATTTGGATTGGACGAGTTTACCCAAATCATTAAATCCATTAGAGCAACAGCCGACAAAGCGGGCGTTTTCATTGTGACAGGCGATACCAAAGTGGTCGAAAAAGGAAAAGGCGACCAGATTTACATCAATACTTCGGGAGTGGGTGTTTTGCACGAAAAGGCGAACATCAAGATTAGCCGAATTCAAGTTGGAGATTCCATCATTATCAATATGCCGATAGCTTCCCACGGAATGGCGATCATGTCGGAAAGGGAAGGGCTGCAATTTGAAAGCGAAATCCTCAGCGACACCAACAATCTCAACTTTATGGTGGAAAAATTATTGGACAAATGCGGTGAGGACATTCATTTTTTGAGGGATGCCACGCGTGGTGGATTGGCTTCGGTTTTACACGAAATCACCACTGAAAGCACTCTTGGAATGCTGCTGGAGGACGAGAAAATCTTGGTGGACACCCAAGTGCAAAGTGCTTGTGAAATACTTGGTTTGGATCCTTTATACGTGGCCAACGAAGGCGTTTTTGCCTGTATTGTTTCCCCATCCGTCGAGAATGAAATAATGGAAATCTTGAAATTTTTGGGGCAAAATCCGTCCCTAATTGGTAAAATAACAAACGACACCAATGCCAAAATTATCCTGGAAAGTGCTTTTGGCGGCAAAAGGGTTGTAAGTCCCTTGATAGGGGAACAACTGCCGAGGATTTGTTAA